Part of the Mytilus galloprovincialis chromosome 14, xbMytGall1.hap1.1, whole genome shotgun sequence genome is shown below.
ATAACATAGGATGCGAAGAACTAGAAAATGAAGCAGTTGCCTATTTTGAACAATATATAGGGTCAATACCAGAGGTTTTGGCATCAAGCAATAATGAACTGAATGTGTCTGATAACAGCGATTCCGATATTGAAAATGACGAATCTGATATTGAAAATACATGTGACACAATTCAAGCTAGGGCCCGGGAATTTTATTCCACTTCCGTTATTCAAGATCAATCGGAAAATACATGTTCTCttaatcaaaatgataaattagaGGATCCTTCCCGACTTCGAATAAATGCTCTATTTGCTAACGACTGTAAttgtacaaaacaatgttttaccAAGCTTTCCACATTCAGAGAACACGCCTATGATGTATCGTTATCTGTTTGTGAATTTACAAAAGCAGAGCGTGACATATACTTGcttttaaaattagaaaacttAGAAATAACAGACTCGGTTTTCAGAGGAGGAAAGAGAGAACGAAAGCGATACCGATATTCTTTTCAAGGAGTTGAGATATGCGAGTTCACATGGagaaatatttataacattgGGAGGAGcgaatttaaaagtttaaaacagCACTTAAATGCAAATGGCGTAACCCCTTGATCACATGGTCTTAGTGGAAGAAAATCGAATCACGGACATTCATTTGAAGTGATTGAAAATACGATAAAATTTATCAAGCGGTATGCTGATGAATTTGGTCTCCCTCTCCCGGCTGCGCCTCGGGCAACCGACAATATCCCTCCTATTCTTCTACCTTGTAGCGAGAGCAAGAAATATGTACACTCCAAATATGTAAGTTAATGCGTTAACTCAGAACAACAATATGTTCAACTAACCGTATTTAAAGAAGTTTGGAATGCATGTGTCCCTCATATTCAATTTATGAAACCAAAGACGGATCTATGTAAAACGTGCTTTCAGTTGAGGGAGGATATTTCCAGATCTATTTCAGAAGACGCGAAATTAGTGACAACTCAAAAATTAATTGACCATATACAGTCTGCGCGGACGGAGCGTGAGTAttataaattatgtacaaaaagatCACGTGATGAATTAAAGTTAGCTGAGTCTCCAATAGGAAAGTATAACACTCCATGttccaaaaattttgaaaatgttcattACACTTTTGACTTTTCACAATATGTAAACTTGCCACATTCGTCTCAACAAGTTGGAGCTCTTTACTTTTTAACACCTCGAAAGGTTCAAATATTTGGAGTTTGCGATGAAAACTTTCCAATGCAAACTAATTATTTGATTGATGAGCAACAAACAATCGGAGAAAATGGAAGTCGGACACATGGACTCAATGCTGTTTTAAGTATGCTCCACCATTATCTGCATGGTAATACTTATGGTGAAAAGGCGTGTCATTTTCATGCTGATAATTCCGTgggacaaaacaaaaataaaactactTTACATTATCTGTTGTGGAGGTGCGCAAAGGGTTTACACAAAACGATtaatttgcattttatgattGCTGGGCACACAAAATGTTTATGTGACGCTTGTTTTggcatgttgaaaaaaaaatttcgaaAGTCGGACGTAAACACTGTATCGCAACTGGTTAAAATTGTTGACAATTCTGCCAAATGCAATAGGTCAGAAGTCTACAATGAAAATGACGATGACGAAAACAGCTTAAAGTGGTACAGATGGGATAATTTCTTCACTAAATATTTTAAACCACTCAGAGGTATAGGAAAATTCCATCACTTCAGATTTACCAGTGACGAAGTAGGAGTCGTATTTGCGAGAGAAACTCTTGATCAACCTGAGAAAAGACTGGTCCTCCTAAAGGAAAGCGCAAACCTACCAGAGTTGCTCACGACACTTCCAGAAGTTATTCAGCCAGCAGGGCTGACAGAGGAGAGAAGGCGTTATCTGTACAATGAAGTCTGTCCTTTTGTTCAGTTTAATTTCCTTGACGAATTTTGTCCTCGTGCTTCAGAGGAGTAACATTTTACATATACTGGTTAAAGTTGGATTGAAAACTTGAGAATCATGTATTGCTTCATTGTAacaatcttataaattaaattaaatattgtatacaaatgtatgttttcaTGTCTCTCTTTATTACGAGAAAAGGACCGATACAGAATAAAATTAATGCACGATAACGTTAATTTCACGACGTTATCGTGAGATCTGATGTTAAATATATGTATCCGTCAAAACTTTGAAATGGCgaaactttttaaaaaagaaagttaGAGTAAAACggttttttgtattcaaattgtATGACTATCAGCAAAATTAATATGAACAAAACttaaattgagattttttttgcataaggtcgatttctatccgacgcggctcatatatctaagaaatttgaaaaaaaaagttatatgggATGTTcatgtttctggtaaaatcatttttgtACTCCtcatcaattttttaaaattttggctaaaaagactgactagattagtaataaaatttgaaaatttttttactcaaaaactACTAATTGGAAATACAcgatgttttggaaataatttcaGAATGAGATTTCAATGAGACTGAAACGTCATCagaatacatccttaaatattttcttactgtaaattcattattattcattaaataccaatttttgtggattacgTTGGTACAAACCACAAAACTAAAGATTCATTtattaacaaattttctataggcatATATACAAGCAGACTGAGGCAAAACCACCGTACATCATATCAACGAACATtttaagttttccttaatccacaaaagttggtacccacgaaaaaatgaattaatccacagtatttgaATGTGTTTAATGTTTTATTGCAGATAATACTTATGTCTGAGATCAGGGATGTTGGACTAGGGACTTACTTGGATAtggtatgaacatgatgaaatattGTAGATATATACTTTTGTCTGAGCTCAGGGACGCTGGAGTTGGACTTCTGACTTACTTGGATATGGTATGAAGTATTGTGGATACTTTTGTCTGAGCTCAGGGTCGCTGGAGTTGGACTTCTGACTTACTTGGATATGGTATGAAGTATCATGGATACTTTTGTCTGAGCTCAGGGTCGCTGGAGTTGGACTTCTGACTTACTTGGATAtggtatgaacatgatgaaatattGTAGATATATACTTTTGTCTGAGCTCAGGGACGCTGGAGTTGGACTTCTGACTTACTTGGATATGGTATGAAGTATTGTGGATACTTTTGTCTGAGCTCAGGGTCGCTGGAGTTGGACTTCTGACTTACTTGGATATGGTATGAAGTATCATGGATACTTTTGTCTGAGCTCAGGGACGCTGGAGTTGGACTTCTGACTTACTTGGATATGGTATGAAGTATCATGGATACTTTTGTCTGAGCTCAGGGATGCTGGAGTTGGACTTCTGACTTACTTGGATATGGTATGAAGTATCGTGGATACTTTTGTCTGAGCTCAGGGACGCTGGAGTTGGACTTCTGACTTACTTGGATATGGTATGAAGTATCGTGGATACTTTTGTCTGAGCTCAGGGACGCTGGAGTTGGACTTCTGACTTACTTGGATATGGTATGAAGTATCATGGATACTTTTGTCTGAGCTCAGGGACGCTGGAGTTGGACTTCTGACTTACTTGGATATGGTATGAAGTATCATGGATACTTTTGTCTGAGCTCAGGGACGCTGGAGTTGGACTTCTGACTTACTTGGATATGGTATGAAGTATCGTGGATACTTTTGTCTGAGCTCAGGGACGCTGGAGTTGGACTTCTGACTTACTTGGATATGGTATGAAGTATCATGGATACTTTTGTCTGAGCTCAGGGACGCTGGAGTTGGACTTCTGACTTACTTGGATATGGTATGAAGTATCGTGGATACTTTTGTCTGAGCTCAGGGACGCTGGAGTTGGACTTGTGGAATGTGATGTTGGTCGACTGCCTGATCTCAATTCTTGATTCTCTTTTGTCAGGAGCAGAACTTTTTTCTCTAGACTGAAATGGAacataagaatatttttttttagattaataaATTTTGGCAGATGTGTTGAAAATTGTTAAACAGATGCCTAAAGTCAACTAGAAAGTGACCTCAGTTCATCTGTTTTGTTCActtataaatgtaaacaaactaaACTGCTATTCTTTCGTCTTTACCTTTTTGTAAAATGAATTTTTCTTACAGTGAGGAAATAGGCACTTACTTTTTTAAAGGACGGCGCGAATAATTCAAGGTCAGAAAATGTAGCATGTTGGGTAATGAGCTGATGATTATGTCAAGACAGAAGACATTGCACAAATAATTGCTGCCAAAATAATGAACTTATCAATGGTGATGAAGAAGATTCAAGAATGTATCTTAATTTGGTTATAAATATTTGTATGCCACAATTTTCTAATTTCTAAttcttaaaaaacaaaaatttcaatgtATTTGATCAGGTTTCaaaagttcttaaaaaaaatagcgTAAAGGTTGTATTCAAAATCTCAATTTCTTAGAAAATAAATCTGGAGtcagaataaatattttaaatgtacaatttAAGGAAATTAGATACCAGACAGCGACCCAACACAAAAACCCAGAAGAGGGCACCTGGATGTTTAAAGAACAGATTTGCAAGAGTTTACCTTCATTGGTGTTTACAAGACTGACTTACAAGAGTTATTTTCCCAGAGAAGAATAGTCCTGATTAACAACAATTATCTCCCCTATCATGTGTCAAAATTGTATATAAAGCACATATCTTTTACTGGAGTTATTGAACAAGCAACAATAAATCTAAATCTAGACCTTTGTGTTAAACATTTTctaatggatattttttttataagatgtgccaaaaaagatttatataagtTTGCTCCATGTGTAATctggttataaatatatttttgtctatCCTTAGTTACACCTACACTAATATTAATTTCCTATGATTTGTGTTCTAAATAAAACACATAATATTgacaactagatatcattgagatgggagccatctctgtgggccccgctgtcaataacgtggggtaaataagttgtatggataatctgatatgaagcattatttgaagttattacatagtctcatgtgtgattttgatcaaagattttaagttaaaactgataaatattctcatcttactttcatagtataatagtgatatgactgcatgatgtgaactcattgtttactactctaaggtgacttctggatatatggattgatgtttgaacaatatgtttaaaggtgccgcccaattgatatttgtcacatatttttagaattatgccttcaatatattatgacccaccaagtataaagtatgaaatattaatggttctcgagaggtagagcggacacagtttgttaagaacaacgaacggatggacagaccgacagactgatcttagacctaggatgcatacattatgacacattctcttgtgttggttaatatatatgttaagttgaaaatgtttgtcaggtataaagtatgaaataataacagctgtcctctcaaaatataatgtggatcaaatttgttagcgatggacagaccaacagacagacagacctttgacctaggaagtggtacatacatcatgacacaccctctggtgttggttaaaatggatgtcaagtataatatttgaaatcataacggttctcaagatatagagcggacacaatcttcaccacaggacacagggttgtcaactgaaaccaaagtttttttgacgttgacctttgacctaggaagttgtacatacatcatgacacgccctctggtggtggttaaaatgtatgacaagtatatactttgaaatcataacgattatctagatatggagcggacacgatcttcaccacaggacacaggattgtcaactcgaaaccaaagtttttgaccttgacctttgacctaggaagttgtacatacatcatgacacaccctctggtggttgttaaaatggatgtcaagtataaactttgaaatcataatggttatctagatatggagcggacacgatcttcaccacaggacacggggttgtcaactgaaaccaaagtttttgaccttgacctttgacctaggaagttgtacatacaacatgacacaccctctggtgttggttaataatcatgttaagtattaagtatgaaatcataacggttctctagatatggagcggacacgaaagtgttacggacggacggacggacagacggacggacggacagacggacggacggacagactgatcactatagggcgacccgccgtcggcggggcccAAATAAAGGTTATAAATCATAAAGATCAATATTCTATAAAGTTTGGCTAACACAGAAAAACTAAGAAGTACAACAAATACATGTTCATTTTGTTTAACTAAAATTGTGTCCGTCTTTTtcacttaaatttttttcttcaatatatttgTGAAACGTTAGTTGTAGATCATGTAGATTACTACATGTAAATGgtatttttctgttctttttaaattcatttgCAGATCCCATAGCTATAAGGTTATAGGGCACATGATACAGTTTTAATGCAACAGTgatttttttctaagaaaatGTTCACCAACATGATCTAGTCAATtcaaatacatgtttatgattattatcagataaaaaaaatatacatgtgctacatttagcatgtttacatgtagatataaaTGCAGtagaaattgaaacaaaaatttcTGTTTGTTGGACATTTTTAAACCTTTAAAAAATTAACAGACAGGCttaacttttttgtttcaaaatataattCCACAAGTtcctattatcatgattatattatacagatttttgtaaaaaaaaaaaaaatggaatccCTCCCTTTTGTTTTAGAGCTATGGACATGATGGAtgaaaaataactcaaaaacaaattTCCCAATATGATGCAGTttaacaatatacatatataaaaaaccCTTTTTGTGTTAGCAGCAAAATTAATTCCCTTCTAACTGTTTCATATGACTTACCAATAATGGGGCATGcttaagtatatatataagatttgtttaatattgttCTCATTAAGTAACAGTACCTTCTTTTAGCTCTCAGTAAATTAGCTACATCTGTACATAGAGGGACAATTCCTTTTCTTGTACTGTTAACAACAAAGGCTACAGCTCTTGATGCTATTTCTTTATCTTCTACAAGATTTATCTCTCCTCCTGTAATATGTGTAAAGTAAAATGTTAATTATGGAAGGAACTTAACTTCAGCATTTTGTTCAGTGGTTATCTTTGGTTCCTctctgtcaatttttttttcttcatcatgtTGATTGCTGCGTTTTAAGTccggatgattttt
Proteins encoded:
- the LOC143058632 gene encoding uncharacterized protein LOC143058632 codes for the protein MKPKTDLCKTCFQLREDISRSISEDAKLVTTQKLIDHIQSARTEREYYKLCTKRSRDELKLAESPIGKYNTPCSKNFENVHYTFDFSQYVNLPHSSQQVGALYFLTPRKVQIFGVCDENFPMQTNYLIDEQQTIGENGSRTHGLNAVLSMLHHYLHGNTYGEKACHFHADNSVGQNKNKTTLHYLLWRCAKGLHKTINLHFMIAGHTKCLCDACFGMLKKKFRKSDVNTVSQLVKIVDNSAKCNRSEVYNENDDDENSLKWYRWDNFFTKYFKPLRGIGKFHHFRFTSDEVGVVFARETLDQPEKRLVLLKESANLPELLTTLPEVIQPAGLTEERRRYLYNEVCPFVQFNFLDEFCPRASEE